A genomic window from Populus nigra chromosome 7, ddPopNigr1.1, whole genome shotgun sequence includes:
- the LOC133698358 gene encoding probable xyloglucan endotransglucosylase/hydrolase protein 8: MAAALLFIAALMAASYTSSEAAQPKASFEDNFSIMWSEDHFKTSEDGQIWYLSLDKDTGCGFQTKQRYRFGWFSMKLKLVGGDSAGVVTAYYMCTENGAGPTRDELDFEFLGNRTGEPYLIQTNIYKNGTGNREMRHMLWFDPTEEYHTYSILWNNHQIVFFVDEVPVRVHKNNGEANNFFPNEKPMYLFSSIWNADDWATRGGLEKTDWKKAPFVSSYKDFSVEACQWEDPYPECVSTTTKNWWDQYDAWHLSDHQKMDFAWVERNLVIYDYCKDTERFPTVPVECSLSPWD; this comes from the exons ATGGCAGCAGCTCTTCTCTTCATTGCAGCTTTAATGGCTGCTTCATATACATCATCTGAAGCAGCTCAACCAAAAGCTTCTTTTGAAGATAACTTTAGTATAATGTGGTCTGAAGATCATTTCAAAACATCTGAAGATGGGCAGATCTGGTATCTCTCACTGGACAAAGATACAG GCTGTGGATTTCAAACCAAGCAGAGATATAGATTTGGATGGTTTAGCATGAAGCTGAAATTGGTTGGAGGCGACTCTGCAGGTGTAGTGACAGCTTATTAT ATGTGTACAGAGAATGGGGCAGGACCAACAAGAGATGAGTTGGATTTTGAGTTCTTGGGGAATAGAACTGGAGAACCATACTTGatacaaacaaatatatacaaGAATGGGACTGGCAACCGTGAAATGAGGCACATGCTTTGGTTCGACCCTACCGAGGAGTATCACACCTATTCCATTCTCTGGAATAACCATCAGATAGT GTTTTTCGTGGATGAAGTTCCAGTAAGGGTGCACAAGAACAATGGAGAAGCAAACAATTTCTTCCCCAATGAGAAGCCCATGTACCTATTCTCTAGCATCTGGAACGCAGACGACTGGGCCACCAGGGGAGGACTAGAGAAAACAGACTGGAAAAAGGCTCCATTTGTGTCCTCTTACAAGGACTTCAGTGTTGAAGCTTGCCAATGGGAAGATCCCTACCCTGAATGCGTATCAACTACTACTAAGAATTGGTGGGATCAATACGATGCCTGGCATCTCTCAGATCATCAAAAAATGGACTTTGCCTGGGTCGAAAGAAATCTTGTGATCTATGACTACTGCAAAGACACTGAAAGATTCCCAACAGTGCCAGTGGAGTGCAGCTTGAGTCCATGGGATTGA
- the LOC133698846 gene encoding uncharacterized protein LOC133698846 — MVCEKCEKKLSKVIVPDKWKEGASNTTEGGGRKINENKLLSKKKRWSPYGNTKCMICKQQVHQDGKYCHTCAYSKGVCAMCGKQVLDTKLYKQSNA; from the exons atggtGTGCGAAAAGT gtgaaAAGAAGTTAAGTAAGGTGATTGTTCCTGATAAGTGGAAGGAAGGAGCTAGCAACACCACCGAAGGCGGTGGACGGAAAATCAACGAGAATAAACtcctttccaagaaaaaaag ATGGAGTCCTTATGGAAATACCAAGTGCATGATTTGCAAGCAGCAAGTACATCAAGATGGCAAGTACTGTCACACCTGTGCTTATTCCAAAG GAGTTTGTGCTATGTGCGGAAAGCAAGTACTTGACACCAAGCTTTATAAACAAAGCAATGCATAA
- the LOC133698169 gene encoding major allergen Pru ar 1-like: protein MGVITLENEFAIAVAPAKLFKAYCLDTDTLLPKILPEHIKSSEIIEGNGGPGTIRKITFAEGKELSYAKQMIEAIDEENLTYSFSLIEANVWKDAVEKVTYEHKFVPTPKGGCICKRTSTYYIKGDAEINKDEIKDVYGKKTAGLFKAVEAYFLANPDA, encoded by the exons ATGGGTGTCATCACTTTAGAAAATGAGTTTGCCATTGCTGTCGCCCCAGCCAAGCTTTTCAAGGCATACTGTCTTGATACAGATACTCTCCTGCCTAAAATTCTGCCAGAACATATTAAGAGCTCTGAGATAATTGAAGGAAATGGAGGGCCAGGAACCATCAGGAAGATCACTTTTGCTGAAG GCAAAGAACTCAGTTATGCCAAGCAGATGATTGAAGCCATTGACGAAGAGAACTTAACATACAGCTTCAGCCTGATTGAAGCCAATGTCTGGAAGGATGCAGTTGAAAAGGTGACTTATGAACACAAGTTTGTGCCAACTCCCAAGGGAGGATGCATCTGCAAGAGAACCAGCACGTATTACATCAAGGGTGATGCTGAGATCAACAAAGATGAAATCAAGGACGTGTATGGCAAAAAGACTGCAGGCTTGTTCAAGGCTGTCGAGGCATATTTCTTGGCAAATCCAGATGCCTAG